The Hordeum vulgare subsp. vulgare chromosome 4H, MorexV3_pseudomolecules_assembly, whole genome shotgun sequence genomic interval ctagatgcatgcaggagtcggccgatgtgtggagtaatagtagtagatgcagaatcatttcggtctacttgatacaggcgtgatgcctatatgcataatcattgccttagatatcttcataattatttgcttttctatcaattgcttgacagtaatttattcacccactgtattattttcctttatgagagaagcctctagtgaaacctatggcccccaggtctattttccatattatattttcaaatctataaaccaaaaatatcaaaaacactTTCCTATaacttatttacttttgtttccgcaatattttatatctatctctatcagatctcatctttgcaaataactctgaagggattgacaacccctttatagcgttgggtgcaagtgtttgattctttgtgtaggtactactattggggccttccttgttcctcctactgggttgatacattggttctcaacaaaccgagggaaatacttatctacttcgctgcatcaccctttcctcttcaagggaaaaccaacgcaagcttaagtggtagcacctcccaatccgGTTGTTGTGTGCCTGTTTCGGTCTGGTGTAGGACTGTCGCATGCCTAGCTGGGTGTATCCTTGTTGCATGCGGGTGTAGTTGTCGGACTGGGTGGGATCCGAGTCTTTCACCTACCCGTCCTCATAGCCacatcctcctccgcctccctcgTGAATGATGTCGGCCATCACTTGTCCGCATCGTCGTACACCTTCTCCTCTATTTTAGGTATAGCAGGGAACATCATGTGGCCACCCATCTGCTCCCCGCACGCACCCGTGCCCGTATGGGTTGTGGCGAAGAACACTTCGATAAGAGCAGCGACATCATGTTAATGTCGGTGATGTAAGGCACTTGCCTGGCAGCTGTTGCCATGGACTAGCTACCTGGCGGCGTAGAGGTAAGCAACCTTGTAATGATCCATCCATGGCGACATTTATACACAAGGCGACACCATCGGGGGCAATGCGTCCTGGGTCGCGAACTCCAGCACATTCAAGACGAGCACGCCAACCGCCACGTCTGCCATCAGCACGCCCTCCATCAGCCCTccgcttcttgagtgtttccttctttGTGGCCTTTGCTTTGATGCGACGATTTTGCTGCGTTGTCGAGTTGATCTTTCGGGCGAGCGTGATGCTCTAATCCTCCAGCACCTCCATCGTCTTCAAATCTGACAGAATCTCCTTCGGTTACATGCATTGGTGGTGAGAGGGAAGAACAAAATGGGAGAAAAGGGTGGGAATTGGGTCGATAGTGGCGGGATGGAAGAAGAGAGTGGGGGATTTTGGCGCGAACAGTACGTGCAGCTACAAAAGCATGGGATCCTCATGCCTTTTGGGTGGGCTAGGGGTGTGAGAGTGCGAAATGTCTCGTGTCCGGACTCTCACAAAGCCCCCAAGTTTGTTTCCTATATGCGGTGAAATTGTGATCCGGACTGCTCCACGGATGGATGGAGGTCGGTGTTGGATGGCTTACAGGGTCCGGAGAGCTGCATTTGGATGGATACTACTGGTTTGAGCATCGGCATTCGAGATGCCCTAACCGAGTTGTCATATCTGCAGTTGCAATAATACATATGAAATAAGttctgttggaaatgtgccctagaggcaataataaaatggttattattatatttccagttcatgataattgtctattattcatgctataagtgtattaaccggaaaccgtaatacatgtgtgaatacatagatcacaatgtgtccctagtgagcctctagttggttagctcgttgatcaatagatgatcatggtttcctgatcatggacattggatgtcattgataacgggatcacatcattaggagaatgatgtgatggacaagacccaatcctaagcatagcactagatcgtgttgttcgtatgctaaagcttttctaatgtcaagtatcttttccttagaccgtgagattgtgcaactcccgaataccgtaggagtgctctgggtgtatcaaacgtcacaacgtaactgggtgactataaaggtgcactacgggtatctccgaaagtgtatgttgggttggtacgaatcgagaccgggatttgtcactccgtgtgaacgaaaaggtatctttgggcccactcggtagaacatcatcataatgagctcagtgtgactaagcagttatccacgggatgatgtgctacggaacaagtaaagagacttgccggtaaggagattgaacaaggtatggggataccgacaatcgaatctcgggcaagtatcataccgatagacaaagggaactgcatacgggattaagtgaatccttgacatcgtggttcatccgatgagatcatcgtggaacatgtgggaacaaatatggatatccataccccgctgttggttattgaccggatactgtatgcatgcttcccgaagccatagggtctacacacttaaggtttgatgacactagggttatatgggaatagtgtacgaggtcaccgaaggttgttcagagtcccggatgagatcctggacgtcacgaggagctccagaatggtccggaggtgaagattgatatataggatgagggtttttggacatcggaaatgtttcgggcgtcatcggtaacgtactgggaccaccggaagggttccaggggtccaccgggaggggccaccagccccaaagggtgacatgggccaaaaggtggaagggaaccagcccagagtgggctggtgcgcctcccaccaaggcccaaggcgtaggttgagagggaaggggggaaaccctaaatcatatgggcccaaggcccatctggcgtgcgccacaccccctcctcccttcctggccgccaccaccagccctagatgggggttgccgcaccccttgggggtgggaaccctaaaggaggcgccccctccctctccccctatatatagtggagggcttGGCCTTTGGAGCAGACACAGAAATCGTTTCCTCCCTCTCCCGACAGCccagttcttcctcctcttccgcgcagcttggagaagctccgccggaatccctcgtagctccaccgccagcgtgccgtcacgctgccggatctctccctcaacctctccttcctccttgctggatcaaggtgcgggagacgtcgtcgggttgtacgtgtgttgaacgcggaggtgtcgtggttcggcacatagatcggaatcacatcgcaatctgaatcgctgcaagtacgactccatcgaccgcgttcgagtaacgcttccacttacaatcttcaaaggtatgaagatgctctagccCATTACTCATTGCTGGTttttccatagatagatccttgtttggtgtaggaaaattttaaaaTTACTACGTTCTCCAACAAGTTCCATAGTATTTTTAAGGGCAACGTGCAAACTTAGAGTCGTCATATCTCACGTTTtaacttttcttcttctttatccaAACACTTTGACATGCAAAATTTCCTTCAGCTTTAAATATTCTTGCTTCTGCTTCTCCATGTGCTCATTCCTTGTCCTAATTAATACGTCGGTCTTTTTCTTCATCTCCTTCACCTCTTCTTGTATCTTTAGCATCTCCTTCGCTTCATTTCTTTCATCGGGTCGACCGTGCTAGATGTTGGAGTTGAGCTTCTAAGCACTGTTTCCtcttcatcaccatcatcttcttcattgttGTCAGTCTCCAAAGATGAATTGCTCCATTTTCGTTTTTGAGGGGAGCCTAGTCCTTCCTTGATTTTTCAAGTCTCATTGTCTTCCAAAAATTCCATCACTATTAGAGGCCAAATGATTTGTCCTTATACTTgttgtttctctctctctcttgatcttgatctataTTATCCTATACCTTGAAAATCCTTAGATTGATGTAAATGCTCATAGTAATGCAAATGGGGAAGTAAAATAAGAACAATATTGCTTACACAATGGTCAATTGTGACACTGCTAGGAGGAGCGTGCTTCAATTGGTCCACACAACCCTCCCAACGGATGCACATCCCTAGGATCCTACCCCATCGCTAATGTTTTACTTTCTCTACTTCCAATACTTTGGGTTTGCTTAATCTTTCATGGCGACCACATCAAGAGTGATCTCTTGCCATCCCCTCTAAAGATCAATATAATCATCCCTGGTGTAGTTTAAGGCCTGAATTACTTTCTTCCACCATGAGTCGAAGGGTTGGAATTGATCAAACTATGTATCTCGACCCTTCGCATCCAATTGATCAAAAAGCAACAACAATGTGTTGTCAAGATCGAAATAATTACTCCTACATAATCACCCTTCATACTATAGATAGATGATTCATCATGGAATGTCAATCCCCCAAATAAACAAATTCCTCGCAAACTACAAATGTTGCACATTCTTGAGGTTATAATTTTATGTCTTTAGTCCATTAGGTGCATAGATAGTTGATTCCCCGACACCATTGAGTTGACTTTGAAGTGATTAAAATTGACAATGACAAACCAATTTAAGATAATTGTCTATTACACCTTCCCAAGTAATACTTTTTTGATACGTTGCCACCTATTTGGTACTCCATATTATTTCTTAGGTTTTCTACATATATGAATTGCATTATGCTAACTTTAGTTtgtaataaaaaaactaaattgTAATTTATTTTGGTCATTTTTCAAATTGATCCGATTTTGAACATGTATTAAGATATTGTTACTCTTACTTCGGGGTGTAGTATATTTAGGGTATGGAATTCCCGATGGGCCAATGTTctcgaaaacaaatattcaaagcCCACAACATCAATGTCGTTCTTGCAGTTTTGGTTTGTATTGGCATTTTTTCATATGTGGATAATAGAATATACTAATCTTTCTATCACCTATTTAGAGTGATCAAATTTCTTTTTGCACTCACATAATAAAAGTGATAAAGGATACCTTTTTTTAGTTTTAGCTAGATAATGCATTTATGATGTTCAGCATTGATGGAGTCATTAATTATGGAAAGTAATTCACACTTGAGGCGTATGCATAACCACACACCTTTAGTAATTTCTCAAAATATTAGGAATATAGTCCTAACTTGCATTTGAATTTCCATGCAACCTATAAATAAAGCAGGTCGTTCAATCACCTGAGAATGATATTGTACATGTTGTGAGAATTGTTGGTGCCCCAAGGCTAGATGTTTATTAAAGGAGTCTCAAGAGTTGTTGATAGGTGGATTATGTGGTGAAACTGTTACTTGCTTCAAATTATATGTTGGTAGTATCATATGATACAAGGTTAACTCCATTTATTATTGAATTCAAGGGTGCGAGCATTAGCTACAACACGGTCTGGATTTCAAATTTTCTTCAAGGCTTTTCTAGAATGATCAAATTGCTATCTCAATGTCAAGTGCCTTTGCAAAATCTTCTACTATTCTCTCCTGAATGTTAAGTTATCAACGGGTTGGAAGTAATCCACTCACTTCTTCTTCACAAGGGGGTTGGTTTTGACTAGGTTTGGAGCTATAGGctgacatgtactccctccgtccagaaatacttgtgagagaaatggatgtatctagacgcATTTTAGTTTTAGATATATCCATTTTGTCCATTTCTTCAACGAGTATttctggatggagggagtacttatcTTATTCGGCTACCTTAAACTAAGTAAGTTGGTCAATGGTGAGTTTGGAAACAATGAGGTTAGCTAACCTATCTcttaattaattattattttttatttccaAAATCACTAATGGCTTTATGTGTCTTCCatttagtcatggtgacttagtGAGTTTGAGTGGGGATTTGGCTTGTGGAATTAGAAAACAATCATGGCCCATTCCCGCTGAAAACCATTGATATCTAAATGTCGTTGTGTTAGAGTTCTTGCGTTCATGCATTTTTTATAATATACGGAGCAAAGAAAAAATGAAGACATTTTCCTTTTTTAGTTGGAAAGAAGAAATTTTCTTTGCCTTGTTTGTTGTTTCCATGGTAGAATCATTTTTTTGCCCAACTAAATTTGTGGTGAGAGTTGCTACAGTAGGCTATGCTACTCTATAAGGCATTGGATAAAATATTGCTTCTACCTCTATTTTAGATTACACTAACAGATTCATATGTATATGAAAGTTGGCTCGTGGACACCATTGGGTTGGCGTTGACGGCAATCTGGATCTTAAGGTGGTGCAATGTGGCATTTATCGCCTGAACTGTCTCGGTGTTGTACATGTGTTGATGTACGCGTGTAGGGTGATGCGTTGTTTGGCATCGTGTTGGCGCAGTGAAAGTTGGATCTCGCAAGGTCAATGCGTTGATCTCCCCTAAAGTTGGGATGATGGAAAATGGTGGCGGAGGATCCTAAAGCATGAGCATGCGGTGCGTGTCGAGGGTTGGCTAGACTAGATGGTGCTCTTGGCTCGACGTGAAGCAGCTTGATGAGGCCACCAGATTAGATTGTATGCGTTGGTGCGTGGTCAAGGCAAATCATCAAACGAGTAGGTGTAGCGATATTGTTTATCATGAAGATGGGTTTGGATTGATCTATGCTTTTTTTTGTAAACTATGTTAAATACTATATTTAATGATATATTGTGTGCATCCGAAGGTGTCCAGTTTATCCTATTTTTTAAAGCTTATATTTTACTCCCTTCAACATAGAAAGCTTATATCAAAGATATTTTTTTGGGACGGAGACAATATTAGTTAAAATTATGATTAAACTATGATCTAATATGCAAAGGGGCTATTAAGGGGCATTGTTTGTTTGgtcttttacttttgctttccCAGCTTTTCCACTATGACAAAAACGCCACAAATGTTCCTAAATATGGGTTTTTTGTTACTTCGActtttgatttataccatcatatAATATTGATTCATAAGCCAAAAACGAAAGCAAAAATCCCATGTTTAGGAGTTTTTGTCTGTTTTTGCCAAAGTGGGAAATGTGCAAAAGTAAAAGCAAAAACCCGAACAACAGGCCCAACACTAGTCTGGGTGGGAGAAGCGTGCATGTCACATAAACAAAAAAGATTATGTGACAAGCAACTAAAAAGGAGATAGACAAATGAAGGAGCATAATATGTTACAATCACATAGCATTTTCCAATGAAAATGGCTCTACAAAACAATGAATAAAGGGGATGTGGAGTATTTGACCTCGAGCTCAAATCAACCCGCATGAACAGGTAAatcaaaaaaaaattgaatttctttttgtgatgaactttgaAAAATATGCTAAATGCTTGTAAATTTTCATGATAAGATCATATTTGAGTAAGTCATGACACGAAAAAGAAAAACGATGCTCTGAAAACGCTACTTCCGAAAGTATTTTGgaatactgattttcttgttgccACGATTTTAACGAATGAGATCTtatgataaaaatttccaaacaCTTAAAACATTTGTAAACGTATACcatgaaaaaaataatttttaaattttattgTTCATCCGAACTCAATCAAGCTCGAGCTCAAAACTGTATTTTTTGAATGGGGTATATATGTTGCAATAAATATAACACTATCACTGTTAAGGTAATATTATAAATTAGTCTATGTTATTCTTCACTATGACTAGACGACAATTAATGGACTTTTACACAACGCTAACACTAATTAATCTTTTTCCTTTGAGTTTCAGGGAATGGGCTCATGCCTTTCCCTGATCGCAGTCACAAGATGCCACCGTTAAGTCTGTAGAGGTTCCTTCATATGTCTAGCATCTCTCGACTATTAAACTCGGACAGAGGTTTTTCCTCAATTCAGTACAAACGTAAACACGTACGTATATACATATACATTTACTTTATGAACGCACCCATACAGCTTATCGTTATGAATACTTTTGAAGGACTAAAAGTCTGAGACgatatatcatttttattttaagACAGATGTCTTTATATCAACGAAACTGTTTTCTTTTACTAAACGTATATCAtcaaaaatattaaaataaatttaaaaaataatTCCACTGTTTCATAGTATAAGAACATTTAACACACTATATTAATATCAAGACGATTTTATATTTGATACAGAGGGAGTATGTACGTCAAATCTAAAACTTAAATTTTGATGGGCAGAAAATAGCGACTGTCGTCCAAGAAAACCACATACTGATTCGCGACGCAGGTTCTTTTTCATAGCAGCGACCCGTATAAAAATGGCGAGGCATCGTGGACCCGTGGCAAACAGGTAAGCTTCGTGGACCCGTGGCAAGCGCGAGAAACGCCCAGAAGGCGGTGCGACAGCCGCGCACGCGGGAAACCATGCAACACGACGTGTGGAGGCATGCCTAGTTCCCCGTCCAGTCCACGCCCTCGGGCAGCAGCAGCAAGACAGCTCCGTTACACTCTCCGGCTGGGGACTGCCGGACGTAAACGGTGACCATCCGCCTCCGCCTGTTAACGCCACCCACCCGCCGCCTATATAAACACCGGGAAGAAGTCCAAGTTTACCATTCCTCCCTCACGCTTCCCCACTCTGCTCCGTTCTGCTCTCCTCACCGCTCGCTCAGGACCGCAACTCCGCCCAAATCCCTGGCACCCGACCTACCGGCCGATCCCTGGCACCCAACCTATAGAGATCTTCTCTTGATTCGGTTTCGTTGAGCTCGATACGGCCCTTGTGCAACTTCGAGCCAGTCCGGCACCATGGCGCAAGACttgcaggacgacttggagttggtcgccgccggccacgaTTACGACTTCGAGTTCGACGATGCCGTCGGCAACGGGTTCCGAGCCTCCGGCGGCGCTTCCCGGTACCAACCGGTATGATGCATGGCTCCTCTTTGGTTCACACCTGTTGAGACGGGTTGGGTCGGTAATTAATCCCAGAGCAGCACAATCACCTGATAGCTAGAAGGAAAAAACTACAGAAATTTCTTCTCTAGTACTCACTAGGAGTACTTAGCAGGAGTATTACTGTGCGCCTAGTGGTGTGAAGGTGTTCAAGATCTAATTTTCTTTTCTGGTCGTAGGATACTGAGGTGAATGACACTTCAGCCAGGGAGTACAGACAAGGGAAGGACATGCAGGGGATACCCTGGGAAAGGTTGAACTACAGCAGGGATCAGTATCGTCAGACGAGGCTAAAACAGTACAAGAACTACCAGAGCCTCGCTAGGCCGCGAGATGCACAAGGAAAGGTGACATGAGATCCACTGCTCCCTTCTTGTGTGTAAATTATGTCATCTTTAATAGCTCTGTTTCGTCGTGTCACTTTATTACTCCCTCCGATTAATCTTACTTGTTGCTCAAACGGAGCTATCTAGACGGCGACAAGGTAATATGGGtaggagggagtagtatttttaGCAGTTACGTAACACCTGATTTATCATTTATGATTTCAGTTACCACCTCTATCCAAGTTTATAAGTTGGGTATGTGTTTTTGTCTTATATTTGACTAGCAAATATATGCCAAAAAATATTTCTGTAAATTCGTCGTTAAATGAAGTTTGTAAACATACTCTCTCCGTCTCGAAGTACTTGTCAAAAAAATGAACTGAAATGAATatatctaaaactaaaatacatttAGATACATCAATTTCTCTGACAAATATATTTGCACGGAGAGATGTTTGTTACAGCATATTACACATGTTCTATTAGTCAAATTTAGGACCTGAAGTCTGAGGTACAAACCTAGATGGAGGGAGTATCTTTTTTTTTCAAGCAACCGGCATATGCTCTGCCTTTTTTcattaggaagaagaagagaaccgtATACCTTTTTGAGGAAAATTGACCCTCATAAACCATCATTTTGTTTACAGGAACTCCAACGATCGGAGAGAAGAGATGCCTTCTACGATTTTCATTTGAATACAAGACATGTCAAGCCAACAATAGTGCACTTTCAGGTACCaatttttgtgggcatttctttcAGGCACTCACATGCATATGATTACCGACACCTGCATAAAGTAGTgttgaattattatttttttaaAGGAGGTAGTGTTTAATTGATTTAGCTTATTTTTCTTCATATTTTCACCACAAATTATTTATGATCGCTCGAATGGACAAACTGGCACTTGATGCCTAGTCTTACCAGTTACCACACTGGTCATGAATTATGATATCTTGTCATGCATGGCGCCTCCTCTGTTTCCATGCTTGCCTTCGTGTACCCGCTGAAAGTGGCTCTGTCAGGGAATTCTTGGGGTTTGCTAACAGGGATGATTAACGCTGTTCCGTAGGTGAATTGTGTTATTCCTCATCACTCTTACGGTAAGATACATTCATTTGAGCGACACTTAatatgggacggaggaagtaggcAATAGGCTATGAGAACATAATTTAATttccttagtctgcaaagttacaATTTTGCAAAAATCTAACAAGTAAATGACAGCGGCTCTTCACCACAAATGAAAACAAACTAAAGGAATATGAAACTAACAGACGCTTCAAACTCAAATCACGTGCCTAGAGAAGCATGTGCCAACCCTGAAATTCTTTGGCTTGGCGTAGTAGTTGAGTAACAGCTCTTGATTTTTCGTACATTTGTGTTCTGTCTTATTCCTGTTTGCTCTGTGTGTGTACATGCATAATACTTGTTGCAGGGTATAAGACGGAGCTGTAGTTTTGGTGTGGTCAAGTAAACAGTGATACTAGGGCAGCTGCAAGCCTGCAATATCGGTTGTTTCATATCAGGTCCACAAGCGGGTGGACGAGAATCCCCAGAAGGCAACATTGTCGTGAATCACAATGGAATATGGTATGGTGGGAAAGTTCTACGACTGCCAAAGAAGAATCTCCTTGAATTCCTTTTTGCAGGTTACACAAGAGAAGAGGATTGATACATTACATACTCCATGTCTTGTGATTCACTGTCCTTATTTAACACTATTTTTTTGTTGGATGATAAGTTTTCTAATGCTACGAAAATGGTGTGCAAATAGGTCTCCTTGTTGTAGCTTGTGTGTATTGTATGGTAGGCCTCGACCTTCTAGGGCCTCTTTGATTCAAAGGGTTTTCATAGGATTTGAGTCCTTAAGGAGTTTTCCTGTGTTTGTTTGCAGGATTGAATCATATAGAATTGAACCATTAATACTACATTCCATAGGAAATTTAACATCCAGTCTAACCTCTTGGACGGTGATTCAAGGAAAAAAGAGAACCAAATCCTATAGGATTCGAATGGGCATGACATTTGATTCTTGTGTTTTTTCTATTCCCGCGTTTTTCAATTCTACAAATCAAAGAGGCCCTTAACTGTTCTGGTGTGTCAAACTGTTAATGCGTATGAACTGACTGGTTTACCTACAGTTTGAACTTCGAAGCTGGGTTCAGAGTAGCAACCTATATGGACCTTGGTCGCGGAGCTCTAGCTCCTTACTAACCTGAAGGAGATCTAGTTTAACAGTAGCATAACATAATTTTAGTTACCAGAGTGAATCTTAACAGAAGCTCACTGCTATGTCCTCCCTGGATGATCTTGTTTGTTGTCCTTGTATCAGCATTCGGCTGCAGACAAATAATTGAACTAGATGATTACACGTTCTGCCTTTACACTAAAACGCAGTAGATTTAACGTGGTACCAACCACTTGAATAGAGTGCCACTCATTTGCATCATCATATTTCAGCAGAGTTCTCAGAAGAATTCTGGTACGAATTCGCTGACCGTGTACTTGTACATGTGCAGCTGAGGAACCTCGTGTGGGCTACTTCCAAGCATGATGTGTACGTGATGCAGAACTATTCTGTGATGCACTGGTCATCCCTACTCCGGAGAGGAAAAGAAGTGCTCAGTGTGGCAGGCCAAGTCACTCCAAATCAGGTGATCTACCTACCACAGAGCAATGTGATAATCCTGTATCGTCGCGATGTCAGATCGATCTCTGACCCGTTGTGCGACCTTGATATGCAGGGAGGCCGGCCCTTGTCAAGGGTGCAGATCAGCACCATGATGGTGAAAGACAACCTGCTGGCCGCTGGTGGTTTCCATGGGGAGCTGATCTGCAAGGTAAGGAGGAGTAGGCACGCAGTGCAGACCTGTTGAAGTTGTTCTTTCTGGATTCTTTATGTTACCTGACGATTGTGTCTTTACGTCAGTATGTCGATCAACCTGGAGCAGCATTCTGTACGAACCTGACGGGCAACAAGAAATCCATCACCAATGCCGTCGAGATCTACGAATCACCAAAGTGAGCAAACACTATATACAGCAGCAGTTTATCTTCTGAATGCAAAATGGTTTGCTAACCCAGTTCGTCTCGTGACACAGTGG includes:
- the LOC123449057 gene encoding uncharacterized WD repeat-containing protein C2A9.03-like isoform X1, translated to MAQDLQDDLELVAAGHDYDFEFDDAVGNGFRASGGASRYQPDTEVNDTSAREYRQGKDMQGIPWERLNYSRDQYRQTRLKQYKNYQSLARPRDAQGKELQRSERRDAFYDFHLNTRHVKPTIVHFQLRNLVWATSKHDVYVMQNYSVMHWSSLLRRGKEVLSVAGQVTPNQVIYLPQSNVIILYRRDVRSISDPLCDLDMQGGRPLSRVQISTMMVKDNLLAAGGFHGELICKYVDQPGAAFCTNLTGNKKSITNAVEIYESPNGSTRVMAANNDCVVRTFDTEKYSLLTQFPFAWSVNNMSVSPDGKLLAVLGDSSDCLIADSASGKEIASLRGHADYSFASAWHPDGRVLATGNQDRTCRLWDVRNPSEAFAVLEGRIGAVRGLRFSPDGRFLAAAEPADFVCVYDVAAGYARAQEIDLFGEIAGVFFSPDDGAEALFVGVADRTYGSLLEFRRRRRHAYLDCYL
- the LOC123449057 gene encoding uncharacterized WD repeat-containing protein C2A9.03-like isoform X2 encodes the protein MAQDLQDDLELVAAGHDYDFEFDDAVGNGFRASGGASRYQPDTEVNDTSAREYRQGKDMQGIPWERLNYSRDQYRQTRLKQYKNYQSLARPRDAQGKELQRSERRDAFYDFHLNTRHVKPTIVHFQLRNLVWATSKHDVYVMQNYSVMHWSSLLRRGKEVLSVAGQVTPNQGGRPLSRVQISTMMVKDNLLAAGGFHGELICKYVDQPGAAFCTNLTGNKKSITNAVEIYESPNGSTRVMAANNDCVVRTFDTEKYSLLTQFPFAWSVNNMSVSPDGKLLAVLGDSSDCLIADSASGKEIASLRGHADYSFASAWHPDGRVLATGNQDRTCRLWDVRNPSEAFAVLEGRIGAVRGLRFSPDGRFLAAAEPADFVCVYDVAAGYARAQEIDLFGEIAGVFFSPDDGAEALFVGVADRTYGSLLEFRRRRRHAYLDCYL